The following proteins come from a genomic window of Pseudomonas putida:
- a CDS encoding amino acid permease produces MHTTTSTAHSPAPHAPSQPGTSTGRFRKSMSMTALVLFGLAYMVPLAVFTTYGLVTQMTKGHLPTAYLLTLAAMLLTAYSYGRMVQAHPYSGSVYTYTRKAFGSHIGFITGWTLLLDYIFLPLLSYLLIGIYMSEYFPTIHAWVWVAGSIALVTFLNLIGIESITRVNWILVVVQLVFIIVFVALSILKLSGQAEPVSLLAPFHHEGFSVPLILTGAAVLCLSFLGFDAVSTMAEETSNPTYRIPVAILAVSLIGGLLFLVVSYCAQMVFPDWGSFADPDSASVDVMRRVGGELLVTAFTATYVAGCFASAMVSQASVSRVLFAMGRDGALPRAFGQLVTKKRVPATAILVVSLLSLIALVITLDTVANMISFGALFAFSAVNLAVVKHYLVDQKLRGCRNGLLYGVIPGLGFISTLWLWSSLTSLSFTIGLCWMGMGLLVLLGLTRALRVKLPELQMAE; encoded by the coding sequence ATGCATACAACAACAAGTACAGCCCATAGCCCCGCCCCGCATGCACCCTCGCAACCCGGCACCAGCACAGGCCGCTTCCGCAAGTCCATGAGCATGACCGCCCTGGTGCTATTTGGCCTGGCCTACATGGTGCCCCTGGCCGTATTCACCACCTACGGGCTGGTCACCCAGATGACCAAAGGGCACCTGCCCACCGCCTACCTGCTCACGCTCGCCGCCATGCTGCTGACCGCTTACAGTTACGGCCGCATGGTCCAGGCCCATCCCTACTCCGGCTCGGTCTACACCTACACGCGCAAGGCCTTCGGCAGCCATATCGGCTTCATCACCGGTTGGACACTGCTGCTCGACTACATCTTCCTGCCGCTGCTCAGCTACCTGCTGATCGGCATCTACATGTCGGAATACTTCCCGACCATCCATGCCTGGGTGTGGGTGGCGGGCTCCATTGCCCTGGTCACCTTCCTCAACCTGATCGGCATCGAATCGATCACCCGGGTCAACTGGATACTGGTAGTGGTGCAACTGGTGTTCATCATCGTCTTCGTCGCCCTGTCCATTCTCAAGCTCAGCGGACAGGCGGAGCCGGTGTCGCTGCTGGCCCCCTTCCACCACGAAGGCTTCAGCGTGCCGTTGATCCTGACCGGCGCCGCCGTACTGTGCCTGTCGTTCCTCGGTTTCGATGCGGTATCGACCATGGCTGAGGAAACCAGCAACCCGACCTACCGCATTCCCGTGGCGATTCTTGCGGTGTCGTTGATCGGCGGGCTGCTGTTTCTGGTGGTGTCTTACTGCGCACAGATGGTGTTCCCCGACTGGGGCAGCTTCGCCGACCCGGATTCGGCCTCGGTGGACGTGATGCGCCGGGTGGGCGGCGAGCTGCTGGTAACCGCCTTCACCGCGACCTACGTGGCCGGCTGCTTTGCCTCGGCCATGGTGTCCCAAGCCAGCGTGTCGCGCGTACTGTTCGCCATGGGCCGTGACGGCGCATTGCCGCGGGCATTCGGCCAGCTGGTGACGAAAAAGCGCGTGCCGGCCACTGCCATCCTGGTGGTCAGCCTGCTGTCGCTGATCGCCCTGGTGATCACCCTGGATACCGTGGCCAACATGATCAGCTTTGGTGCACTGTTCGCCTTCTCGGCGGTGAACCTGGCGGTGGTCAAGCACTACCTGGTCGACCAGAAACTGCGCGGTTGCCGCAACGGCCTGCTGTACGGCGTAATTCCCGGGCTGGGCTTTATCAGCACGCTGTGGCTATGGAGCAGCCTGACCAGCCTGTCGTTCACCATCGGTCTGTGCTGGATGGGCATGGGCCTGTTGGTGCTACTGGGGCTGACCCGCGCGTTGCGCGTGAAGCTGCCAGAGCTGCAGATGGCCGAGTGA
- a CDS encoding 8-oxoguanine deaminase, with the protein MSSTNPVKTLLVKNAALLVTMDGERREIKNGGLFIEDNLIRQVGPSDTLPQHADVVLEMAGKVVIPGLVNTHHHMYQSLTRVVPAAQDGELFNWLTNLYPIWARLTPEMIAVSTQTAMAELILSGCTTSSDHLYIYPNGCKLDDSIHAAAEIGMRFHAARGSMSVGQSQGGLPPDSVVEKEADILKESQRLIEDYHDASHGSMRRIVVAPCSPFSVSRDLMREAAVLARQYGVSLHTHLAENVNDIAYSREKFGMTPAEYAEDLGWVGHDVWHAHCVQLDQHGIELFARTGTGVAHCPCSNMRLASGIAPVRKMRDHGVPVGLGVDGSASNDGASMIGEVRQALLLQRVGFGPDAMTAREALEIATLGGAKVLNRNDIGALAPGMVADFVAFDLGHVAYAGGHHDPLAALVFCTPTQVHTSVINGRIVVKDGQLTTVDLPRVLERHNQLAHQLVSGT; encoded by the coding sequence ATGTCATCTACAAACCCTGTAAAAACGCTACTCGTCAAAAACGCCGCGCTGCTGGTCACCATGGACGGCGAGCGCCGCGAGATCAAGAACGGCGGCCTGTTCATCGAAGACAACCTGATCAGGCAAGTCGGCCCCAGCGATACCCTCCCGCAGCACGCCGACGTGGTTCTGGAGATGGCCGGCAAAGTGGTCATCCCAGGGCTGGTCAACACCCACCACCACATGTACCAGAGCCTCACCCGCGTGGTACCGGCAGCTCAGGACGGCGAGCTGTTCAACTGGTTGACCAACCTGTACCCGATCTGGGCGCGCCTGACCCCCGAGATGATCGCGGTGTCGACCCAGACCGCCATGGCCGAGCTGATTCTCTCCGGCTGCACCACCTCCAGCGACCACCTGTATATCTACCCCAACGGTTGCAAGCTCGACGACAGCATCCACGCGGCTGCCGAGATCGGCATGCGCTTCCACGCCGCGCGCGGCAGCATGAGCGTGGGCCAGAGCCAAGGCGGCCTGCCACCTGACTCGGTGGTGGAAAAGGAAGCCGACATCCTCAAGGAGTCGCAACGTCTGATTGAGGACTACCACGATGCCAGCCACGGCTCGATGCGCCGCATTGTGGTCGCGCCATGCTCGCCGTTCTCGGTCAGCCGCGATCTGATGCGCGAAGCTGCCGTGCTGGCGCGCCAGTATGGGGTGTCGCTGCACACCCACCTGGCCGAGAACGTCAACGACATCGCCTACAGCCGCGAGAAGTTCGGCATGACCCCTGCCGAGTACGCCGAAGACCTTGGCTGGGTCGGCCACGATGTATGGCATGCCCACTGCGTGCAGCTCGACCAGCACGGCATCGAGCTGTTCGCCCGCACCGGCACCGGCGTGGCCCACTGCCCATGCTCGAACATGCGACTGGCCTCGGGCATCGCCCCGGTGCGCAAGATGCGCGACCATGGCGTACCGGTGGGCCTTGGGGTCGACGGCTCGGCCTCCAACGACGGCGCCAGCATGATCGGCGAAGTGCGCCAGGCCCTGCTACTGCAACGGGTGGGCTTCGGCCCTGACGCGATGACTGCACGCGAAGCACTGGAGATTGCCACCCTGGGTGGTGCGAAAGTGCTCAACCGCAATGATATCGGCGCCCTGGCCCCTGGCATGGTCGCCGATTTCGTCGCCTTCGACCTGGGCCATGTGGCGTATGCCGGCGGCCACCACGACCCATTGGCAGCACTGGTGTTCTGCACCCCGACCCAGGTGCATACCAGCGTGATCAACGGCCGCATCGTGGTGAAAGACGGCCAGCTGACCACTGTCGACCTGCCGCGCGTACTGGAGCGCCACAACCAGCTGGCACATCAGTTGGTCAGTGGCACTTGA
- a CDS encoding GNAT family N-acetyltransferase, with translation MSALQFRTPVPADAERCYAIEIGAYEGDEAATLEKIRTRITQYPQGFLVLESDGEIVGFINSGCAHEVVMSDEAFKELVGHDPAAANVVIMSVVVDPAHQGKGYAKVLMNEFIGRMHAAGKQAIHLMCKEQHVALYQKLGYQYVKPSPSEHGGMAWHEMVMDL, from the coding sequence ATGAGCGCCCTCCAGTTTCGCACCCCCGTCCCCGCAGATGCCGAGCGTTGCTACGCCATCGAAATTGGCGCCTATGAAGGGGATGAGGCAGCCACGCTGGAGAAAATCCGCACGCGTATCACGCAGTACCCACAAGGCTTCCTGGTGCTGGAAAGTGACGGCGAGATCGTTGGTTTCATCAACAGTGGTTGCGCCCACGAGGTCGTGATGTCCGACGAGGCATTCAAAGAGCTGGTCGGCCATGACCCGGCGGCAGCGAACGTGGTGATCATGTCGGTGGTTGTAGACCCGGCCCACCAGGGCAAAGGCTACGCCAAAGTGTTGATGAACGAATTCATTGGACGCATGCACGCGGCGGGCAAGCAGGCCATTCACCTGATGTGCAAGGAGCAGCATGTGGCCCTGTACCAGAAACTGGGCTACCAGTACGTGAAACCGTCACCGTCGGAACACGGCGGCATGGCCTGGCATGAGATGGTCATGGACCTTTGA
- a CDS encoding biliverdin-producing heme oxygenase: MTAVTSPTTEPSRCKRLKAASSRDHDSVDQLVMAARPFENRARYGRFLQVQHRFHGSLLALYQDEQLNQQLPGLAALSRFAAVEADLLDLGLPLPTSPQPVCVSSAQALGWLYCSEGSNLGAAFLFRHTQRLGLDGDKGARHLAPHPDGRALHWREFVARLDSLVLEEQEEAEVVAGAIAAFDSYRGHLREVFAGS; this comes from the coding sequence ATGACCGCTGTAACTTCCCCCACCACCGAACCAAGCCGCTGCAAACGCCTGAAAGCGGCCAGCAGCAGGGATCATGACAGCGTTGATCAACTGGTGATGGCAGCGCGGCCTTTCGAGAACCGCGCGCGCTATGGACGCTTCCTGCAGGTGCAGCACCGCTTTCATGGCAGCCTGCTGGCGTTGTATCAGGATGAACAGCTCAACCAGCAACTGCCTGGGCTGGCGGCGCTGTCGCGTTTCGCGGCGGTAGAGGCCGACCTGCTCGACCTGGGCCTGCCACTGCCAACGTCCCCCCAACCGGTCTGCGTCAGCTCGGCCCAGGCCCTGGGATGGCTGTATTGCAGTGAAGGTTCGAACCTGGGGGCGGCGTTTTTGTTCAGGCACACACAACGTCTTGGGCTGGATGGCGACAAGGGCGCCCGCCACCTGGCCCCCCATCCGGATGGCCGAGCGCTGCATTGGCGCGAGTTTGTCGCCAGGCTGGACAGCCTGGTGCTGGAGGAACAGGAAGAAGCAGAGGTGGTGGCAGGGGCAATTGCTGCGTTCGACAGTTATCGGGGGCATCTGCGTGAGGTATTTGCAGGCAGTTGA
- a CDS encoding DUF2986 domain-containing protein — MNRRKKIKQLLQAHAKKASAKLAPRKPRYICKADRLKMEAEAAGDAHQLAD, encoded by the coding sequence ATGAACCGTCGTAAGAAGATCAAGCAACTGTTGCAGGCGCATGCCAAGAAGGCCAGTGCCAAACTGGCGCCGCGCAAGCCCAGGTACATCTGCAAGGCTGACCGCTTGAAGATGGAGGCAGAGGCGGCGGGCGATGCTCACCAGCTGGCCGACTGA